A part of Desulfobacter sp. genomic DNA contains:
- a CDS encoding cupin domain-containing protein has product MKIIHYKDIPPIAMNNDQVKNVAGRVMLGKEDGAENFCMRRFEIGPDGFTPRHSHDWEHEVWVLAGEGEVFIDDTWHSLKPDTAVFVPPNIDHQFRNNSGAPFSFLCLVPSNAPEI; this is encoded by the coding sequence ATGAAAATCATCCATTATAAGGATATCCCCCCCATTGCAATGAATAACGACCAGGTCAAAAATGTGGCCGGCAGGGTCATGCTCGGCAAAGAGGACGGGGCAGAAAATTTCTGCATGCGCCGTTTTGAAATCGGCCCGGACGGCTTCACCCCCAGGCACAGCCACGACTGGGAACACGAGGTATGGGTGCTGGCGGGGGAAGGCGAAGTCTTCATCGACGATACCTGGCATTCCCTCAAGCCGGACACCGCAGTGTTCGTCCCCCCCAATATCGACCACCAGTTCAGAAACAACTCAGGCGCGCCGTTTTCCTTTCTCTGCCTGGTGCCGTCCAATGCCCCGGAAATCTAA
- a CDS encoding cupin domain-containing protein codes for MDALIEKYGLSPHPEGGYYREIYRSDLEIDSPAAEARRSAATHIYFMLTAGQFSRFHRVVHDELWHFYQGDPLTLIRFDGSTVTRETIGPGRAYMSVVPGGAWQAAESTGTYSLVGCTVAPGFDFKDFSFLSEAPGDLERLKTEAPYMERFI; via the coding sequence ATGGATGCACTCATCGAGAAATACGGGCTTTCCCCCCACCCCGAGGGCGGATATTACCGGGAAATCTACCGGTCGGACCTGGAAATCGACTCTCCTGCGGCAGAAGCTCGGCGCAGTGCTGCCACCCATATCTATTTCATGCTCACCGCCGGCCAGTTCAGCCGCTTTCACCGGGTGGTCCACGATGAACTCTGGCATTTCTACCAGGGGGATCCCCTCACCCTGATCCGGTTTGACGGCAGTACCGTCACAAGGGAAACCATCGGGCCGGGCCGGGCCTACATGTCCGTGGTGCCCGGCGGCGCCTGGCAGGCCGCGGAGAGCACCGGGACATACAGCCTGGTGGGGTGCACCGTTGCCCCGGGATTTGATTTCAAGGATTTTTCCTTTCTGTCAGAGGCTCCCGGCGATCTGGAACGCTTGAAAACCGAGGCTCCGTATATGGAGCGGTTCATCTAA
- a CDS encoding tautomerase family protein — translation MPHIIVKLYAGRTEEQKKALTGKLVRDVIDHTGCSETAVSVAFEEYAPEDWPEQVYKKDILNGSGKLYKSPGYDPFAEDQGPTESQDLMAFVRGASERAAMADESGMFNPMSWLDLELEDSPGTFDPCFDTPWNELSDNEKTERMKAIRRVL, via the coding sequence ATGCCCCATATCATTGTCAAATTGTACGCCGGAAGAACCGAAGAACAGAAAAAAGCCCTCACAGGGAAACTGGTCCGGGATGTCATAGACCATACAGGCTGCAGCGAAACTGCTGTTTCAGTGGCCTTTGAAGAATACGCTCCCGAAGACTGGCCCGAGCAGGTATACAAAAAGGACATCCTCAACGGCTCGGGGAAATTATACAAATCCCCGGGGTACGACCCCTTTGCCGAAGACCAGGGTCCAACAGAAAGCCAGGACCTCATGGCCTTTGTCCGGGGTGCCTCGGAACGGGCCGCCATGGCAGACGAGTCCGGCATGTTCAACCCCATGTCCTGGCTGGACCTGGAGCTTGAAGACAGTCCCGGCACATTTGATCCCTGCTTCGACACCCCCTGGAACGAATTGTCCGACAATGAAAAGACGGAGCGGATGAAAGCAATCCGGAGGGTGCTTTAG
- a CDS encoding thioredoxin family protein, which translates to MDKAARQIIKDWQGTGNTVTILASDHPEQKTFTKFAEAWSALSTGLNWKTGATASELPGFALQPNIIYSALPMERELSPFLKGLETIAAQRPLPDAVRALLEQVRRPVRLTLYIALQCPHCPVMVDTLIPLAAACDMIHLHIIDGSLFTENARNDKVMSAPCLLLDNDFRWTGAVSETEILSMILNRDPSSLSTATLKNILEEGNADWITQEMIRAGKIFNGFAGLLLHDTWSVRLGAMVVVEALAEQAPDLGLTLAPVLMDEFETKEIPAQGDILYALGEIGNLETKAWIAQQLSRLEHEDLKDAAQDALDAIESRFSG; encoded by the coding sequence ATGGACAAGGCTGCCCGGCAGATCATTAAAGACTGGCAAGGAACTGGCAACACCGTCACCATACTGGCATCGGACCACCCCGAACAGAAGACCTTCACCAAGTTTGCCGAAGCCTGGTCGGCCCTCTCCACAGGCCTGAATTGGAAAACAGGGGCCACGGCATCAGAACTGCCCGGATTCGCCCTGCAGCCCAATATCATTTATTCGGCCCTGCCCATGGAAAGGGAGCTGTCACCCTTTTTAAAGGGCCTTGAAACCATCGCTGCCCAGCGCCCCCTGCCGGATGCCGTCAGGGCACTCCTGGAGCAGGTCCGGCGGCCCGTCAGGCTCACTTTATACATTGCCCTGCAATGCCCCCACTGCCCGGTGATGGTGGACACCCTCATCCCCCTGGCCGCAGCCTGCGATATGATACACCTCCACATCATCGACGGGTCCCTGTTCACGGAAAATGCCCGAAACGACAAGGTCATGTCCGCCCCCTGCCTCCTCCTGGATAATGATTTCAGGTGGACCGGCGCGGTGTCCGAAACAGAAATTCTTTCCATGATACTGAACCGGGACCCATCCAGTTTAAGCACGGCAACCCTGAAAAATATACTGGAAGAGGGGAATGCGGACTGGATCACCCAGGAGATGATACGGGCGGGGAAAATTTTCAATGGATTTGCAGGGCTGCTGCTCCACGATACCTGGTCGGTGCGGCTGGGGGCCATGGTGGTGGTGGAGGCCCTTGCGGAGCAGGCCCCTGACCTGGGACTGACCCTGGCCCCGGTACTCATGGATGAATTTGAGACAAAAGAGATTCCCGCCCAGGGGGATATCCTCTATGCCCTGGGGGAAATCGGAAACCTTGAAACAAAGGCATGGATAGCCCAACAATTATCCCGTCTTGAACATGAAGATCTCAAAGATGCGGCACAGGATGCACTGGATGCCATTGAATCAAGGTTTTCAGGTTAA
- a CDS encoding copy number control protein, producing the protein MGEKNKTKQLTLRMPEHLHKEFKLTAVKQGRTMGEVTVELIRKYVEKASDPL; encoded by the coding sequence ATGGGCGAAAAAAACAAGACGAAACAGTTAACGTTAAGGATGCCGGAACATCTTCATAAAGAATTCAAGCTAACGGCGGTAAAGCAGGGACGGACCATGGGAGAGGTCACTGTAGAACTGATCAGGAAATATGTGGAGAAAGCATCTGATCCCTTGTGA